In one window of Dokdonia sp. PRO95 DNA:
- a CDS encoding YitT family protein — MAKILKSLSEYVQIAIGIALASIGLKAFLLPNGFLDGGATGIAILLSKKLDLDISLLLFIVSIPFLVLGFYKLSRNILLKSTMSILILAVLIGVESFPIITEDKLLIAIFGGMFLGAGIGISIRNGAVLDGSEILGIYVFDLFGISIGKTILAFNIILFIITALVLSVEVALYSILTYIVTAKFIDFFIEGFEDFIGITIISPSSEEIEQKILKELGTGITVYKAAAGYGSTGHNNERRVIQTVINRIHLRKIHKLIDSCDPDAFIVEFDVNNVKGGVLKRYLNPQSSKKLASL, encoded by the coding sequence ATGGCAAAGATATTAAAATCACTTTCTGAGTATGTACAAATTGCTATAGGTATTGCCCTCGCGAGTATAGGCCTCAAGGCCTTCTTGCTACCTAATGGGTTTCTGGATGGTGGAGCGACGGGTATCGCTATTTTACTAAGTAAAAAGTTAGATCTAGATATCTCCTTACTGCTCTTTATTGTGAGTATTCCGTTTCTGGTGTTGGGCTTTTATAAGCTTTCGCGAAATATTCTTTTAAAAAGTACAATGTCCATCTTAATACTAGCAGTCCTTATAGGTGTTGAGTCATTTCCTATTATCACTGAAGATAAGTTGCTCATTGCGATTTTTGGCGGTATGTTTTTAGGAGCTGGTATTGGCATCAGTATACGCAACGGTGCAGTACTTGACGGATCCGAAATTCTAGGAATTTATGTCTTTGATCTTTTTGGAATAAGCATAGGTAAGACCATTCTGGCATTCAATATTATTCTATTTATTATCACCGCATTAGTACTTAGTGTAGAGGTCGCACTATATTCCATACTTACCTATATCGTGACCGCGAAGTTTATCGATTTTTTTATAGAAGGATTTGAAGATTTTATAGGTATTACCATTATCTCTCCATCCTCTGAAGAAATAGAACAAAAGATTCTTAAGGAACTAGGCACTGGTATCACCGTCTATAAAGCTGCTGCTGGTTATGGAAGTACGGGTCATAATAATGAACGCCGCGTGATACAAACCGTGATAAATCGTATACACCTGCGCAAAATACACAAGCTCATAGACTCCTGCGATCCCGATGCTTTTATCGTAGAGTTTGATGTGAATAATGTAAAAGGAGGAGTTTTAAAAAGGTATCTGAATCCTCAAAGTTCAAAAAAGTTGGCTAGTCTTTAG